One genomic segment of Linepithema humile isolate Giens D197 chromosome 5, Lhum_UNIL_v1.0, whole genome shotgun sequence includes these proteins:
- the LOC136999973 gene encoding caskin-2-like produces the protein MGEPKPAVSPQPNGGVKQKPTSLNLTSGSSFYRNVNGRASLNDRHLQHVTALVGGGRTARVNKSASPGPATAINNSEPGGGGGGGTATAVQLPALPTVPSLSALPAAWSLSAELENLLEPPPPPAPTHPSPPGRASAINEHQQHQNEQQHNNLRSSPINQLPTRSPSHNGHGFPLYTPPAPIPASGANKVRSTPNGLPQPAAPRRPHSIAAPPFQHPLGQLSGRAAAAASLPSAPGAAAPAAWSSGAAPNATACGVPGVVQRRAHSVTGTPVSLPAGGGGGNNNNGGINGGINGQQESRSTNGPPTNGGVVVSATRSAVPPQSLWNGQQPLPRRPHSIASTPVTAATGMPPATTATPTSVPASARTPGEPIQWGASGLVLHQPIPRRAYASTLPHPQPPTPTSQGPGLSILTNPGNSNTWTPGAGLRPRPHSIATTPQGAPMPPASPSDSGYRSLPSSASDYQILKSPSKSQQQNQQTQQQQQHQSAVRRLSLPSAQTLLRTNAPRPSPTFHGLPFRPFTCGVSPNGNPIFLGCTHLHNSNSSGSTGTRTSTPATSPATPLTTSQAIQQLLAQPRNGFKIMDDKVSLFIEILDTQERFAKVSQTMSIILAALM, from the coding sequence ATGGGCGAACCGAAGCCTGCCGTCTCTCCGCAGCCCAACGGCGGAGTGAAGCAGAAACCAACGAGTCTGAACCTTACATCGGGTTCCAGCTTCTATCGCAATGTGAACGGACGCGCGAGTCTGAATGATCGTCATCTACAGCACGTCACCGCTCTCGTCGGCGGTGGACGCACCGCACGCGTCAACAAGTCCGCCTCGCCAGGTCCTGCCACCGCAATCAACAACTCCGAGcccggtggcggcggcggcggcggtacAGCAACTGCCGTCCAGCTACCAGCGCTACCAACAGTACCATCATTATCAGCATTACCTGCAGCGTGGTCGTTGTCTGCAGAACTTGAAAATCTGTTGGAACCCCCGCCTCCACCGGCCCCAACACACCCCTCCCCCCCGGGTCGAGCAAGCGCCATCAACGAGCACCAGCAACACCAGAACGAACAGCAGCATAACAATCTACGATCATCCCCGATCAATCAGCTGCCCACCCGTAGCCCGAGTCACAATGGTCACGGATTCCCCCTCTACACACCACCTGCCCCGATACCAGCATCCGGCGCAAATAAAGTTCGCTCTACACCCAACGGGCTACCACAACCAGCAGCACCGAGGCGTCCTCATAGTATTGCCGCTCCACCATTCCAACACCCCCTTGGTCAACTCAGTGGTAGAGCAGCCGCAGCGGCATCACTACCATCAGCACCCGGAGCAGCAGCACCGGCCGCGTGGAGCTCAGGTGCTGCACCAAATGCAACCGCATGCGGTGTACCAGGAGTGGTACAACGGCGTGCCCATTCGGTCACCGGTACTCCAGTATCTCTACccgccggcggcggcggcggcaacaACAACAATGGCGGCATCAATGGCGGCATCAACGGTCAACAGGAGTCAAGGAGTACCAACGGTCCACCAACCAACGGCGGCGTCGTGGTATCCGCGACTCGCAGCGCTGTACCACCCCAGTCTCTATGGAACGGTCAACAACCCTTACCTAGGAGGCCTCACAGCATCGCCTCGACACCCGTTACAGCTGCAACAGGCATGCCTCCAGCTACAACAGCAACACCAACAAGCGTACCCGCATCCGCTCGCACACCAGGTGAACCCATACAGTGGGGTGCATCCGGGTTGGTTTTACATCAACCCATACCTCGTAGGGCGTACGCCTCGACCTTGCCACATCCTCAACCACCCACGCCCACGTCACAAGGGCCCGGTCTGAGCATACTGACTAATCCTGGAAACTCTAACACTTGGACACCGGGCGCCGGCCTGCGGCCTAGACCGCACAGCATCGCTACGACGCCGCAAGGGGCACCGATGCCACCTGCTTCCCCTTCGGATTCCGGATACCGGTCGTTACCGTCGTCTGCTAGCGACTATCAGATCCTTAAATCGCCATCGAAATCACAGCAGCAGAATCAACAGacacagcagcagcaacaacatcAGAGTGCCGTGCGACGATTATCTCTACCGTCAGCTCAGACTTTGCTTCGCACAAACGCGCCACGACCTAGCCCTACGTTTCACGGACTTCCCTTCCGGCCGTTCACGTGCGGTGTTTCCCCGAACGGTAATCCGATCTTCCTCGGCTGCACTCATCTTCATAATAGCAATTCCAGTGGAAGTACCGGCACGAGAACTTCCACGCCGGCAACAAGCCCAGCGACACCGCTCACAACGTCGCAGGCGATACAGCAGCTGCTGGCGCAGCCGAGGAACGGTTTCAAGATCATGGACGATAAGGTTTCGCTGTTCATAGAAATCCTCGATACACAGGAAAGATTCGCTAAG